From Methanomassiliicoccales archaeon LGM-RCC1, one genomic window encodes:
- the ftsY gene encoding signal recognition particle-docking protein FtsY has product MFESLKSKMKSLFSKAKDDLDEKEIFKDETEQTTTPETPIQDSQPEPEQPKLSRKEMLKLQKQERASGKDTHKSASVVSESGGKKIKDSALDEILDELYFTLLEADVALPVADKIKEGVRANLTGKKYDRSYSLEEVVEMSVKDAVRDVLELNEFNFDQWVEEQQRPTVIMFVGINGTGKTTAIAKIANRLQKSGKSVVMAACDTFRAGAIEQLSIHADKLGCKIVKQTQDADPAAVAYDAVEHAKAKRRDIVLVDTAGRMQTNSNLIEEMKKIVRVAKPDLKVFVGDSLAGNNAIEQAKVFDDAVGIDAVILTKIDTDAKGGAALSIAHTIGKPIAFVCNGQEYDDIVMFNTEWMIDRMFE; this is encoded by the coding sequence ATGTTCGAATCTCTCAAATCCAAGATGAAGAGCCTCTTCAGCAAGGCCAAGGATGACCTTGACGAGAAGGAGATCTTCAAGGACGAGACCGAACAGACCACCACTCCCGAAACCCCCATTCAGGATTCTCAGCCCGAACCGGAACAACCCAAGCTCTCCAGGAAGGAGATGCTGAAGCTCCAGAAGCAGGAGAGGGCATCCGGCAAGGACACGCACAAGTCCGCCTCCGTGGTATCGGAGAGCGGCGGAAAGAAGATCAAGGACTCCGCACTGGACGAGATCCTCGACGAACTGTACTTCACCCTTCTGGAGGCCGACGTGGCCCTGCCCGTGGCCGACAAGATCAAGGAGGGCGTGAGGGCCAACCTCACCGGCAAGAAGTACGACCGCTCCTACTCTCTGGAGGAGGTAGTGGAGATGTCCGTCAAGGATGCCGTCAGGGACGTCCTGGAGCTCAATGAGTTCAACTTCGACCAGTGGGTCGAGGAGCAGCAGAGGCCGACGGTCATCATGTTCGTCGGTATCAACGGAACCGGCAAGACCACGGCCATCGCCAAGATCGCCAACCGTCTCCAGAAGAGCGGCAAGTCCGTCGTCATGGCGGCATGCGACACCTTCAGGGCCGGTGCCATAGAGCAACTCAGCATCCATGCCGACAAGCTCGGATGCAAGATCGTCAAGCAGACGCAGGACGCGGACCCCGCTGCAGTGGCTTACGACGCAGTGGAGCATGCGAAGGCTAAGAGGAGGGACATCGTCCTCGTCGACACCGCCGGACGCATGCAGACCAACAGCAACCTCATCGAGGAGATGAAGAAGATCGTAAGGGTCGCCAAACCTGACCTGAAGGTCTTCGTCGGCGACTCCCTTGCCGGTAACAACGCAATCGAGCAGGCCAAGGTCTTCGACGACGCTGTAGGGATCGATGCTGTGATCCTCACCAAGATCGATACCGACGCCAAGGGCGGCGCGGCGCTTTCCATAGCCCACACGATCGGCAAACCCATCGCATTCGTCTGCAACGGTCAGGAATACGACGACATCGTCATGTTCAACACCGAGTGGATGATCGACAGGATGTTCGAGTGA
- the hcp gene encoding hydroxylamine reductase: MQCEESIAVTGCIRNGVCGKSGELADKMDKLIASLIEISAATTDCTNEGFIKEIDEHIVDSLFMTLSNTNFDMQRIDDAISVSDSFMRRAGKQYSLFGEDYSVDTYDSNEDLKSLKLLLLFGLKGLAAYYHHAYVLGASDVSITAFTRKALAAIKKDKSAEELIALNMECGEVGAKAMALLDEYNVKCYGSPEITQLRTGAGKNPGILITGHDLKDLEQLLEQTKGTGIDVYTHGEMLPAHAYPAFKKYDNLVGNYGNAWYLQKDEFEKFNGPIIATTNCVLIPKDGYRQRLFTTGTAGVEGVKHIPEKDGKKDFSEVISMAKECPAPTEIDDKILTIGFAHGQTLALAGKIIDAVKAGAIKRFVVMAGCDGREKARDYYTRFAQELPGDTVILTAGCAKYRYNKLDLGDIGGIPRVIDAGQCNDCYSLVVIANALADAFGTDVNGLPLSFNISWYEQKAVLVLLVLLNLGVKNIMLGPRLPVFLTPGVTNVLVETFGIKANSEPAADRVILNID; the protein is encoded by the coding sequence ATGCAGTGTGAGGAAAGCATCGCCGTTACGGGATGCATAAGGAACGGAGTTTGCGGAAAGAGCGGAGAATTGGCAGACAAGATGGACAAGCTGATCGCTTCCTTGATAGAGATCTCAGCGGCAACCACGGACTGCACAAACGAGGGATTCATCAAGGAAATCGACGAGCACATTGTCGATTCTTTGTTCATGACCCTGTCCAATACCAATTTCGATATGCAGAGGATAGATGATGCAATATCCGTCAGCGATTCGTTCATGAGGAGGGCGGGTAAGCAGTACTCGCTCTTCGGGGAAGATTATTCCGTCGATACCTATGATTCCAACGAGGATCTGAAATCTTTGAAGCTGCTCCTCCTGTTCGGACTCAAAGGATTGGCAGCCTACTATCATCACGCTTATGTTCTGGGAGCCAGCGATGTATCGATCACCGCCTTCACGAGGAAAGCACTGGCCGCAATCAAGAAGGACAAGTCAGCCGAGGAGCTCATAGCGTTGAATATGGAGTGCGGAGAGGTCGGTGCCAAGGCCATGGCTCTTCTGGATGAATACAATGTGAAGTGTTATGGCAGCCCAGAGATCACACAGCTAAGGACCGGAGCAGGAAAGAATCCAGGTATCCTGATCACCGGACATGACCTCAAGGACCTCGAACAGCTTCTGGAGCAGACCAAGGGCACGGGCATCGATGTCTACACCCACGGAGAGATGCTCCCCGCACATGCCTATCCCGCGTTCAAAAAGTACGACAATCTGGTCGGCAACTACGGCAACGCATGGTATCTACAGAAGGACGAGTTCGAGAAGTTCAACGGTCCGATAATAGCTACGACCAATTGTGTCCTGATCCCTAAGGACGGATACAGGCAGAGGCTGTTCACCACAGGAACCGCCGGTGTCGAAGGGGTGAAGCACATTCCCGAGAAAGACGGTAAGAAGGACTTCTCGGAGGTTATCAGCATGGCCAAGGAATGCCCCGCGCCCACCGAGATCGATGATAAAATCCTCACCATCGGATTCGCCCATGGGCAGACCCTTGCCTTGGCCGGGAAGATCATCGATGCGGTCAAGGCTGGAGCCATCAAGAGGTTTGTGGTCATGGCCGGATGTGACGGAAGGGAGAAGGCAAGGGATTATTACACCAGATTCGCCCAGGAACTTCCCGGGGACACCGTCATCCTCACCGCAGGATGCGCTAAATACAGATACAACAAGCTGGACCTCGGTGACATCGGGGGCATCCCAAGAGTCATAGATGCCGGACAATGCAACGATTGCTACTCCCTTGTAGTCATCGCCAATGCCCTTGCTGATGCTTTCGGCACCGATGTCAACGGGTTGCCTCTGTCGTTCAACATCTCTTGGTACGAGCAGAAGGCCGTCCTTGTGCTCCTAGTACTGTTGAATCTCGGTGTCAAGAACATCATGCTCGGTCCAAGGCTTCCCGTATTCCTGACCCCAGGCGTTACAAACGTTCTGGTCGAGACTTTCGGCATCAAGGCGAACAGCGAGCCTGCTGCTGACAGGGTCATTTTGAACATCGATTGA
- a CDS encoding MBL fold metallo-hydrolase has translation MTAKITCVYDEGSLPGTSLIGAKGTSMLVEKDGKKILFNTGLRDRYLSHNMDYLDIDPESIDMVVVSQSNPCDSAALNGLLKRREKPIDVYCPNGLYGKRSFISRGVGLDDSNASKPVYHDIGSWEELVPGVLITPYFYDDKGYGETFMVVTDGNKAAILSGRCSCFPDKVISEVEQHTGKKIVAFIGPVFLEKKKKPVAKTYADMLSPIPDLYINHCVGKDGIVNLRVHLGLTGVKDFYVGNSYELN, from the coding sequence ATGACCGCGAAGATCACATGCGTTTACGACGAAGGCTCCCTTCCGGGAACCAGTCTGATCGGTGCCAAAGGCACGTCCATGCTCGTAGAGAAGGATGGGAAGAAGATCCTGTTCAACACCGGGCTGCGCGACAGATACCTGTCGCACAACATGGACTATCTGGACATCGATCCCGAATCCATTGACATGGTGGTCGTTTCACAGAGCAACCCCTGCGATTCAGCGGCACTGAACGGTCTGCTCAAGAGGAGGGAGAAGCCCATCGATGTGTACTGCCCCAACGGTCTGTACGGAAAGAGGTCATTCATCTCCAGGGGTGTCGGTCTGGACGATTCCAACGCATCCAAGCCAGTCTATCACGACATAGGTTCGTGGGAGGAGCTGGTGCCGGGAGTCCTCATCACACCTTACTTCTACGATGACAAAGGCTACGGAGAGACGTTCATGGTCGTTACCGACGGCAACAAGGCGGCGATCCTCAGCGGACGTTGCTCATGCTTCCCGGACAAGGTCATCTCAGAGGTCGAGCAGCACACCGGCAAGAAGATAGTGGCGTTCATCGGTCCCGTCTTCCTCGAGAAAAAGAAGAAACCGGTCGCGAAGACCTACGCGGACATGCTTTCTCCTATTCCCGACCTTTACATCAACCATTGCGTCGGCAAGGACGGAATAGTGAACCTCCGCGTCCATCTGGGCCTGACAGGGGTCAAGGATTTCTACGTGGGTAACTCGTACGAGCTGAACTGA
- a CDS encoding radical SAM protein produces MTKEIVIVLIDGYIDDPAALGVPPYISPMIRSIPGAALDAGADRVEYISIDMIRRHRKIPDAAVTVVLSGNTVPGKYLRTMPMSLKELKEIAPKLKGWKMISGSAADSEEAGLFDFVIRKDPAASLYDGICGKEVGERFRTLEEWNRWMLLGADIVTQHQDFPDPLVAEIESYRGCHRYKSGGCSYCIEPLKGRPLMRAPKDILAEASRLRELGVRNIRIGGQTCIVSYGSEDDSEIPRPNPSAVRELFEGLNAMGFSTIHVDNANPAVIASYPEESREVLKILADNCTDGNVLALGMESADPFVVTENNLNSTSEQVMDAVRLINEIGSERGPRGMPKLLPGINIVCGLDGETPATYDMDMEILRKMRDEGLMVRRINIRQVLPVRRPFNVKVDQRRFKKFKEEVREEIDRAMLESIVPYGTVLKDVYLELNDGNTTFGRQIGSYPLLIGIPYKLDTEQFTDVFITEWGFRSITGITYPFDINHMPMSSLEALPGIGKKRASKLVLERPFASMEDLEKVIEDPHVMDGLRDLIYLG; encoded by the coding sequence ATGACCAAGGAGATAGTGATCGTCCTCATCGACGGTTACATCGACGACCCGGCCGCACTGGGGGTGCCGCCTTACATATCGCCAATGATACGCTCGATACCAGGCGCCGCCTTGGATGCCGGTGCCGACAGGGTCGAGTACATCTCCATAGACATGATCCGCAGGCACAGGAAGATCCCCGATGCCGCGGTCACGGTCGTTCTTTCCGGGAACACAGTCCCCGGTAAGTACCTCAGGACCATGCCGATGTCCCTGAAGGAGCTGAAGGAGATCGCTCCGAAGCTGAAGGGATGGAAGATGATCAGCGGTTCCGCCGCCGACTCTGAGGAGGCTGGACTCTTCGACTTCGTCATCAGGAAGGATCCCGCGGCATCGCTTTATGACGGCATCTGCGGCAAGGAGGTCGGAGAGCGTTTCAGGACGCTCGAGGAATGGAACAGATGGATGCTCCTGGGTGCCGACATCGTCACCCAGCATCAGGACTTCCCAGATCCCCTTGTGGCCGAGATAGAATCGTACAGGGGATGCCACCGCTACAAGTCGGGAGGATGCTCATACTGCATCGAGCCTCTGAAGGGCAGACCGCTGATGAGGGCCCCGAAGGATATCCTGGCTGAAGCTTCCAGGCTCAGGGAGCTCGGTGTAAGGAACATCAGGATAGGCGGCCAGACATGCATAGTTTCCTACGGCTCCGAGGACGATTCCGAGATACCTAGGCCTAATCCCTCGGCCGTAAGGGAGCTCTTCGAAGGCCTGAACGCCATGGGATTCTCGACGATACATGTGGACAATGCGAACCCTGCCGTCATCGCCAGCTACCCGGAGGAATCTAGGGAAGTTCTCAAGATACTCGCTGACAACTGCACAGACGGTAACGTCCTCGCCCTTGGAATGGAATCGGCGGATCCGTTCGTGGTCACCGAGAACAACCTCAACAGCACATCCGAGCAGGTCATGGATGCCGTCAGGCTCATCAACGAGATCGGCTCCGAGAGGGGCCCGAGAGGTATGCCCAAGCTGCTCCCCGGGATCAACATCGTATGCGGTCTGGACGGAGAGACACCGGCCACATACGACATGGACATGGAGATCCTGAGGAAGATGCGCGACGAAGGGCTGATGGTCCGCCGCATCAACATACGTCAGGTCCTACCGGTCAGAAGACCTTTCAACGTCAAGGTCGACCAGCGCAGATTCAAGAAGTTCAAGGAGGAGGTTCGCGAGGAGATCGACCGTGCGATGCTGGAGAGCATCGTGCCCTACGGGACCGTCCTCAAGGACGTCTATCTGGAGCTGAACGACGGGAACACGACGTTCGGCAGACAGATCGGATCCTATCCGCTCCTGATAGGGATACCGTACAAACTCGACACGGAGCAGTTCACCGACGTGTTCATCACCGAATGGGGGTTCCGTTCGATCACAGGGATAACCTATCCCTTCGACATCAACCACATGCCGATGTCGTCATTGGAGGCTCTGCCGGGTATCGGAAAGAAGAGAGCCAGCAAGTTAGTTTTAGAGAGGCCTTTCGCCTCCATGGAGGACCTTGAGAAGGTCATCGAGGATCCCCACGTGATGGACGGATTACGCGATCTGATCTACCTAGGATGA
- a CDS encoding TatD family hydrolase, with protein sequence MSEKVPVYDNHLHMSPSGRNVDALKEFEAAGGTGLTLVTLPHKEVPITSGKDFAESYEVTYRLADRAKAETDLEINIAVGPYPILLISLAEQFGLEKAEEMMIEGMELAAKDIAEGRAKAIGEVGRPHFPVDSEIWDASNRVLLRGFELAKELDVPVIIHCENEDDTDRSLAELADKAGLDRGLVIKHSSPPWVTPEETHGVMPSIPASKSNLKKALSKGTDRFMIETDYIDDPEKPTAIMAVTTVPKKVASWVANGQVPMESIYRICKDIPDSLYHR encoded by the coding sequence ATGAGCGAGAAGGTGCCCGTATACGACAACCACCTCCACATGAGCCCCTCGGGCAGGAACGTGGATGCCCTGAAGGAGTTCGAGGCCGCAGGAGGGACCGGTCTGACGCTGGTCACGCTGCCCCACAAGGAGGTTCCGATCACCAGCGGAAAGGATTTCGCAGAGTCGTACGAGGTCACCTACAGGCTTGCGGACAGAGCGAAAGCGGAGACCGACCTGGAGATCAACATCGCTGTCGGTCCCTACCCGATCCTCCTGATATCCCTGGCGGAGCAGTTCGGCCTCGAGAAGGCGGAGGAGATGATGATCGAGGGCATGGAGCTGGCGGCCAAGGACATAGCCGAAGGCCGTGCCAAGGCCATAGGTGAGGTCGGAAGGCCGCATTTCCCGGTGGACAGCGAGATCTGGGATGCATCCAACAGGGTCCTTCTGAGGGGATTCGAGCTAGCCAAGGAGCTGGACGTCCCCGTGATAATCCACTGCGAGAACGAGGACGATACGGACAGATCCCTCGCGGAGCTGGCCGACAAGGCCGGTCTGGACAGGGGATTGGTGATCAAGCACTCCTCTCCGCCTTGGGTAACCCCAGAAGAGACGCATGGGGTGATGCCGTCCATACCCGCATCCAAATCCAACCTCAAGAAGGCCCTGTCCAAGGGCACCGACAGGTTCATGATCGAGACGGATTACATAGACGACCCGGAGAAGCCCACCGCCATCATGGCGGTCACTACAGTGCCCAAGAAGGTGGCCTCATGGGTCGCCAACGGGCAGGTCCCCATGGAATCGATTTATAGAATCTGCAAGGATATACCTGACTCGCTATACCATCGCTGA
- the rpl18a gene encoding 50S ribosomal protein L18Ae, protein MKAFLVSGTYADVRQVRQPFAVEMAADDEAAVKEKALSTIGSKHKLKRWQIDITDVKELSADEVTNHVVKYQIGE, encoded by the coding sequence ATGAAAGCATTCCTCGTATCAGGAACTTACGCTGACGTCAGGCAGGTCAGGCAGCCTTTCGCTGTCGAGATGGCCGCTGACGATGAAGCGGCTGTCAAGGAGAAGGCACTCTCGACAATCGGAAGCAAGCACAAGCTCAAGAGATGGCAGATCGACATCACCGATGTCAAAGAGCTGTCCGCCGACGAAGTCACCAACCACGTCGTGAAATACCAGATCGGTGAGTGA
- the priS gene encoding DNA primase catalytic subunit PriS, translated as MDSNQRFLFKAFRKYYKVNTPMLPDRFTRREFGFMFFDKNFVQRHMGFTNQSELHKFMLGQVPSHSYYSTSYYRKPDAPTMDEKGWMGAELIFDLDADHLEGAGNMTYAEMLIEIRKQMIHLVDTFLMDHLGFQEEDILITFSGGRGYHAHVRTPEIMGLGSPERRELVDFITGSGLNIDWVFPYNRVATSQVATGSGVRTNVAKDRLIPPADAGGWKLMMRNSLMDVVNDLCDGDVKEFKKEYPSIKGSQSTTLFKAQEELRKTRGLLFEKNTMAMLSQSTQNILVKVMKEDMAPRLSGEVDEPVTADIKRLIRLPGSVHGKSGLRVTPITRAELTDFDPLQMAVPDEYSDDEVKITMRKDAKLDMKGQHFDLSGETTVPEYAAIFLVGRKMADFGYKSEEVEKEKLF; from the coding sequence ATGGATTCGAACCAACGCTTCCTGTTCAAAGCGTTCAGGAAGTACTACAAGGTGAACACGCCGATGCTACCGGACAGGTTCACCCGCAGGGAGTTCGGATTCATGTTCTTCGACAAGAACTTCGTCCAGAGGCACATGGGGTTCACCAACCAATCCGAGCTGCACAAGTTCATGCTCGGCCAGGTGCCCTCGCACAGCTACTACTCCACATCTTACTACCGCAAGCCCGACGCGCCAACAATGGACGAGAAGGGCTGGATGGGGGCGGAGCTGATCTTCGACCTGGATGCCGACCACCTGGAAGGCGCAGGCAACATGACCTATGCGGAGATGCTGATCGAGATCCGCAAGCAGATGATACACCTGGTAGACACCTTCCTGATGGATCATCTTGGATTCCAGGAGGAGGACATCCTCATCACGTTCTCTGGAGGAAGGGGTTACCACGCCCACGTCAGGACCCCGGAGATCATGGGGCTGGGCTCTCCTGAGAGAAGGGAGCTGGTGGATTTCATCACAGGCTCCGGACTGAACATCGATTGGGTGTTCCCATACAACAGGGTGGCCACCTCCCAGGTAGCCACCGGCAGCGGTGTCCGTACGAATGTCGCGAAGGACCGCCTCATACCCCCGGCAGATGCCGGCGGCTGGAAGCTGATGATGAGGAATTCCCTCATGGATGTGGTCAACGACCTGTGCGACGGGGATGTGAAGGAGTTCAAGAAGGAGTACCCCAGCATCAAAGGCAGTCAGAGCACCACGCTGTTCAAGGCCCAGGAAGAGCTGAGGAAGACCAGAGGCCTCCTCTTCGAAAAGAACACCATGGCGATGCTGTCGCAATCCACGCAGAACATACTGGTCAAGGTCATGAAGGAGGATATGGCACCCCGTCTCTCGGGAGAGGTGGACGAACCTGTCACCGCCGACATCAAGAGGCTGATCCGTCTGCCCGGATCCGTCCACGGCAAGAGCGGTCTGAGGGTCACCCCGATCACCAGAGCGGAGCTCACAGACTTCGATCCTCTGCAGATGGCGGTGCCCGACGAGTACTCCGACGATGAGGTCAAGATCACCATGAGGAAGGACGCTAAGCTCGACATGAAGGGGCAGCACTTCGACCTCAGCGGAGAGACCACCGTGCCCGAATACGCTGCGATATTCCTCGTCGGCAGGAAGATGGCCGATTTCGGCTACAAATCCGAGGAAGTGGAGAAAGAGAAGTTGTTCTGA
- the pfdA gene encoding prefoldin subunit alpha, giving the protein MNDDELRQMMALMENYRTRTEALSRQVQVLRSTLDEVNLANESIKALMAAKEGDEIMIPIGASSFMTVKVSSKKDIVTGIGSGISVEKSPEDASKYMDANAAELTEALKKTVDALQEVQQALSTVSEAVQIEYANRQETSTQ; this is encoded by the coding sequence GTGAACGACGACGAACTCCGTCAGATGATGGCTCTGATGGAAAACTACAGGACCAGGACCGAGGCGCTCAGCCGTCAGGTCCAGGTGCTCCGTTCGACCCTCGACGAGGTCAACCTCGCCAACGAATCCATCAAAGCATTGATGGCCGCGAAAGAGGGCGACGAGATCATGATCCCTATCGGAGCTTCGTCGTTCATGACAGTCAAGGTCTCGTCCAAGAAGGACATCGTTACGGGAATCGGATCGGGAATCTCCGTGGAGAAATCCCCCGAGGACGCATCGAAGTACATGGACGCCAACGCCGCTGAGCTCACAGAGGCGCTGAAGAAGACAGTTGACGCACTCCAGGAGGTCCAGCAGGCCCTCTCCACGGTCTCCGAGGCCGTGCAGATCGAGTACGCGAACAGACAGGAAACCTCAACTCAGTGA
- a CDS encoding NADP-dependent malic enzyme — MVNDQEISVEERLAKAKKPGQDAMKMHPYYGGKIEVVPKACVRSFDDFAIWYSPGVAEPCKDIAANPEKVYEHTWKWNTVAVVSDGTRVLGLGDIGPEAAMPVMEGKGMLFKYLGGVDCVPICLDTKDPDKIIETVRLIAPSFGGINLEDISNPKCFDILDELRRDCKIPVWHDDQQGTATVEVAGAINAMKLVGKKLEDAHITVIGAGAASIAIARLLLATGFKPEHMCMCDSKGILNQSRSDVEKDFKQKWEICKKTNGAGKTGGMKEAFEGADIVIAASKPGPGTIPAEYVDLMADDPVIFATANPIPEIWPWEAKEHGCKIFATGRSDFPNQVNNSMGFPAIFRGVLDVRAKTITDEMCIAAARSLAASAEKKGITPEYIVPTMSETEVFIDEAVAVGAKAQEQGVARLKLSKQEMHDRAEFMIKRSRNLTAQMMKDGFIKEYVE; from the coding sequence ATGGTAAATGACCAGGAAATTAGCGTAGAGGAGCGTCTGGCCAAGGCGAAGAAGCCCGGACAGGACGCTATGAAGATGCACCCGTACTACGGAGGAAAGATCGAGGTCGTACCGAAGGCATGCGTAAGGTCGTTCGACGACTTCGCGATTTGGTACTCCCCGGGAGTGGCAGAGCCCTGTAAGGACATCGCTGCCAATCCGGAGAAGGTGTATGAGCACACATGGAAATGGAACACCGTTGCCGTTGTGTCCGATGGAACACGCGTTCTTGGTCTCGGGGACATCGGTCCTGAGGCGGCCATGCCCGTCATGGAAGGAAAGGGAATGCTGTTCAAGTACCTCGGAGGAGTAGACTGCGTCCCCATCTGTCTGGACACCAAGGACCCCGACAAGATCATCGAGACCGTCAGGCTCATCGCACCCTCGTTCGGAGGAATCAACCTCGAGGACATCTCGAACCCCAAGTGCTTCGATATTCTCGATGAGCTCAGAAGGGATTGCAAGATTCCCGTATGGCATGACGACCAGCAGGGAACCGCTACCGTCGAGGTGGCCGGAGCCATCAACGCCATGAAGCTCGTCGGAAAGAAGCTCGAGGACGCACACATCACCGTCATCGGAGCGGGAGCGGCATCAATCGCAATCGCGAGGCTTCTTCTCGCAACCGGATTCAAGCCCGAGCACATGTGCATGTGCGACTCCAAGGGAATCCTCAACCAGTCCAGATCCGACGTCGAGAAGGATTTCAAGCAGAAGTGGGAGATCTGTAAGAAGACCAACGGAGCCGGTAAGACCGGCGGAATGAAGGAGGCCTTCGAGGGAGCCGACATCGTAATCGCGGCATCCAAGCCCGGACCCGGAACCATCCCCGCAGAGTACGTCGACCTCATGGCGGACGACCCTGTCATCTTCGCCACAGCCAACCCGATCCCCGAGATCTGGCCCTGGGAGGCGAAGGAGCACGGATGCAAGATCTTCGCCACCGGAAGGTCCGACTTCCCCAACCAGGTCAACAACTCCATGGGATTCCCCGCTATCTTCCGCGGTGTTCTCGATGTCAGAGCTAAGACCATCACCGACGAGATGTGCATCGCGGCCGCAAGGTCCCTCGCGGCATCCGCCGAGAAGAAGGGAATCACTCCCGAGTACATCGTCCCGACCATGTCGGAGACCGAGGTGTTCATCGACGAGGCCGTCGCGGTCGGAGCCAAGGCTCAGGAGCAGGGCGTCGCCAGGCTCAAGCTCTCCAAGCAGGAGATGCACGACAGGGCAGAGTTCATGATCAAGAGATCCAGGAACCTCACCGCCCAGATGATGAAGGACGGCTTCATCAAAGAGTACGTCGAGTGA
- a CDS encoding helix-turn-helix domain-containing protein, which yields MHESCTVYNTLDYLSKKWAMVIMFEMRRSGDWIRFSELHMRMASITPKVLTERLKELEQEDLIEHRVDSSEVPIKSEYRLTQAGFELTDIILDVKMWALKWKIDNKPCEKLNCCKCRL from the coding sequence ATGCACGAGAGTTGCACCGTGTACAACACCCTGGATTATCTTTCAAAGAAATGGGCAATGGTCATCATGTTCGAAATGAGAAGATCTGGCGATTGGATCAGATTCTCCGAGCTCCACATGAGGATGGCTAGCATAACTCCCAAGGTACTGACAGAGAGACTGAAGGAATTGGAACAGGAAGATCTGATAGAGCACAGGGTTGACTCGTCGGAAGTCCCTATCAAGAGCGAATACCGCCTGACCCAAGCCGGGTTTGAACTTACTGATATCATATTGGATGTCAAGATGTGGGCCCTTAAGTGGAAAATCGACAATAAACCATGCGAAAAGCTGAACTGCTGCAAATGCAGACTTTGA
- a CDS encoding M20 family metallo-hydrolase: MKTLADILSEIDSLKDEMIETTIEMIRIPALAPVNGGDGEGMKADYLMTKTGGFDEVRRYDVPDKTDPFVKRSNIVAVKKGKKKGTVWMVAHMDVVPTGDPELWENPPFDPIVKDGRIYGRGTEDDGQSVISSMFASRPFLEEELEGMSIGMAWVADEETSSVCGIQYLLEQGVFTKDDVIIVPDYCTKDGSRVDVAEKHILWLKFCIEGKTTHASTPHLGVNAYKVSTLLLMDLIESFDNRFGDVNSMYLPNGSTFEPTKRISTVDNINTIPGYDEFCMDIRLNPEYDPESVLKMAREKADLYSESTGARITVEVVQKAVAGKPSPIDSIGYRALSESIESVMGKAPEPVGIAGGTCSNFFREKGLDAYAWQTGVGTLHAPNEYLLIDNLVNDTKVFATLFYKLCLQ, encoded by the coding sequence ATGAAGACCCTTGCCGACATCCTCTCGGAGATAGACTCGTTGAAGGACGAGATGATCGAGACCACAATCGAGATGATCAGGATACCGGCTCTCGCTCCGGTGAACGGAGGGGACGGGGAGGGAATGAAGGCCGACTACCTCATGACCAAGACCGGAGGGTTCGACGAGGTCAGGCGCTACGACGTCCCTGACAAGACGGATCCCTTTGTGAAGAGGTCCAACATAGTAGCTGTCAAGAAGGGGAAGAAGAAGGGCACCGTCTGGATGGTGGCCCATATGGATGTCGTTCCCACAGGCGATCCTGAGCTTTGGGAGAATCCTCCGTTCGACCCGATCGTGAAGGATGGCAGGATATACGGCAGGGGAACGGAGGATGACGGGCAATCCGTCATATCGTCCATGTTCGCCTCCAGGCCGTTCCTGGAGGAGGAGCTCGAGGGGATGTCGATCGGCATGGCATGGGTGGCCGATGAGGAGACCAGCAGCGTATGCGGTATCCAGTATCTTCTCGAACAGGGGGTATTCACGAAGGATGATGTGATCATAGTCCCCGATTACTGCACCAAGGACGGCAGCAGGGTCGACGTGGCGGAGAAGCACATCCTCTGGCTGAAGTTCTGCATCGAAGGGAAGACAACACATGCCTCCACGCCCCATCTGGGGGTCAATGCGTACAAGGTATCGACTCTCCTCCTCATGGATCTGATAGAATCGTTCGATAACAGATTCGGCGATGTGAACAGCATGTACCTTCCCAACGGGTCCACGTTCGAGCCCACGAAGAGGATCTCCACCGTGGACAACATCAACACGATTCCGGGCTACGACGAGTTCTGCATGGACATCCGTCTCAATCCGGAATACGATCCCGAATCGGTTCTGAAGATGGCCCGGGAGAAGGCCGACCTGTATTCCGAATCCACAGGGGCAAGGATCACCGTGGAGGTGGTCCAGAAGGCTGTCGCAGGGAAGCCATCGCCGATAGATTCAATCGGCTACAGAGCTCTGTCGGAATCCATAGAATCCGTCATGGGCAAGGCCCCCGAACCGGTGGGCATCGCTGGTGGAACCTGCTCGAATTTCTTCAGGGAGAAGGGTCTCGACGCATATGCGTGGCAGACCGGCGTTGGAACACTGCATGCTCCTAACGAGTACCTGCTGATCGATAATCTTGTCAACGATACGAAGGTGTTCGCCACACTGTTCTACAAGCTCTGCCTGCAGTGA